The Thomasclavelia ramosa DSM 1402 genome includes a region encoding these proteins:
- the purM gene encoding phosphoribosylformylglycinamidine cyclo-ligase, with the protein MDYKKAGVDIEAGYKSVELMKKHVKETMRPEVLGGLGGFAGAFDLSAIKDMDEPVLLSGTDGCGTKVKLAFVMDKHDTIGIDAVAMCVNDIACSGGEPLFFLDYIACGKNYPEKIATIVSGVAEGCKQSGCALVGGETAEHPGLMPEDDYDLAGFAVGVVDKKDIINGENIKPGDVLVGIASSGVHSNGFSLVRNVFEMNKETLDTYYDELGKTLGEALIAPTRIYVKALKNVKDAGVRIKGCSHITGGGFDENIPRMLPDGVKAVIKKDSYKVPAIFDLIAKKGDIAEEMMYNTFNMGLGMVIALDPADIETSMAAIKAAGDECYIIGSIEAGDKGVQLC; encoded by the coding sequence ATGGATTACAAAAAGGCTGGAGTAGATATTGAAGCAGGATACAAATCAGTTGAATTAATGAAAAAACACGTTAAGGAAACAATGCGTCCGGAGGTTTTAGGTGGTCTTGGTGGTTTTGCAGGAGCATTTGATTTAAGTGCAATCAAAGATATGGATGAACCTGTTCTTTTATCAGGAACTGATGGATGCGGAACAAAAGTAAAACTTGCTTTTGTAATGGATAAACATGATACAATTGGTATTGATGCAGTTGCAATGTGTGTTAATGATATTGCCTGTTCAGGTGGAGAACCATTGTTCTTCCTTGATTATATTGCGTGTGGAAAAAACTATCCGGAAAAAATTGCGACGATCGTAAGTGGGGTTGCTGAAGGCTGTAAACAATCTGGTTGTGCTTTAGTTGGTGGTGAAACAGCGGAACATCCTGGATTAATGCCTGAAGACGACTATGATCTAGCTGGTTTTGCAGTCGGGGTGGTTGATAAAAAAGATATTATTAATGGTGAAAACATTAAACCAGGTGATGTTTTAGTGGGAATTGCTTCAAGTGGAGTTCATAGTAATGGATTCTCATTAGTTCGAAACGTATTTGAGATGAATAAAGAAACCTTAGATACATATTATGATGAACTTGGAAAAACATTAGGCGAAGCCCTAATTGCACCAACTAGAATTTATGTAAAAGCATTAAAAAATGTTAAAGATGCTGGGGTAAGAATAAAAGGCTGCTCTCATATAACTGGTGGTGGTTTTGATGAAAATATCCCAAGAATGTTACCCGATGGAGTAAAAGCAGTTATTAAAAAAGATAGCTATAAAGTACCCGCAATTTTTGATCTGATTGCTAAAAAAGGTGATATTGCAGAGGAAATGATGTATAACACATTTAACATGGGATTAGGTATGGTCATTGCGTTAGATCCAGCTGATATTGAAACTAGTATGGCGGCAATTAAAGCAGCAGGTGATGAATGTTATATTATTGGAAGTATTGAAGCAGGTGACAAAGGAGTGCAATTATGCTAA
- the purC gene encoding phosphoribosylaminoimidazolesuccinocarboxamide synthase translates to MAELLYEGKAKQVYKTDKEDEYLIHYKDDATAGNGVKHDQFEGKGVLNNTISCIIFDMLEEAGIKTHMIKKLNERDILVKKVDIFPLEVIIRNITTGSFCKRLGAPEGIVLDEPIFELSYKNDDYGDPLINEDHAVALKLCTREEYNFIKQETLKINELLKEFFLSLNLKLVDFKIEFGKTPDGQILLADEISPDSCRLWDVETNQKYDKDVFRQDIGDLIETYKAVLARMQK, encoded by the coding sequence ATGGCAGAATTATTATATGAAGGAAAAGCAAAACAAGTTTACAAAACAGATAAAGAAGATGAATATTTGATTCATTATAAAGATGACGCAACTGCTGGAAATGGTGTAAAACATGATCAGTTTGAAGGTAAGGGAGTTTTAAACAATACAATTTCTTGCATTATCTTTGATATGTTAGAAGAAGCAGGAATTAAAACTCATATGATCAAGAAATTAAATGAACGAGATATTTTAGTAAAAAAAGTTGATATCTTCCCATTAGAAGTAATTATTAGAAATATTACAACAGGGTCTTTTTGTAAAAGATTAGGAGCTCCTGAAGGAATCGTTTTAGACGAACCAATTTTTGAATTAAGTTATAAAAATGATGATTATGGTGATCCATTGATTAATGAAGATCACGCAGTTGCCTTAAAACTATGTACAAGAGAAGAATATAATTTTATTAAACAAGAAACATTAAAAATAAATGAATTATTAAAGGAATTTTTCTTAAGCTTAAATTTAAAATTAGTTGATTTTAAAATTGAATTTGGGAAAACACCTGATGGTCAAATCTTGTTAGCTGATGAAATTTCTCCAGATTCTTGTCGTTTATGGGATGTTGAAACTAATCAAAAATACGATAAAGATGTATTTAGACAAGATATTGGTGATTTAATCGAAACTTATAAAGCAGTATTAGCAAGAATGCAAAAATAA
- the purE gene encoding 5-(carboxyamino)imidazole ribonucleotide mutase yields the protein MKVAIIMGSTSDLSKVEPAIGILKDYGVEVNVRCLSAHRAHLGLSTFIKETETDGTEVIITAAGMAAALPGVVASQTVLPVIGVPISGATLDGMDALLSIVQMPSGIPVATVAINGSKNAAYLALQIMAIKHDKIKEKLLAYRKDMEKQAMSANEEVIAKYK from the coding sequence ATGAAAGTAGCAATTATTATGGGTTCTACAAGCGATTTAAGTAAGGTTGAACCAGCAATTGGAATTTTGAAAGACTATGGTGTTGAAGTAAATGTAAGATGTCTTTCAGCTCATCGGGCACATTTAGGATTAAGTACATTTATTAAAGAAACAGAGACTGATGGAACCGAAGTAATTATTACAGCGGCTGGAATGGCAGCAGCTTTACCTGGAGTTGTCGCTTCTCAAACAGTATTGCCAGTTATCGGGGTACCAATTAGCGGGGCTACATTAGATGGTATGGATGCGTTACTATCAATCGTTCAAATGCCTTCAGGAATTCCTGTGGCTACTGTGGCAATTAACGGGAGCAAGAACGCTGCATATTTGGCGTTACAAATCATGGCAATCAAACATGATAAGATTAAAGAAAAGTTATTAGCATATCGTAAAGATATGGAAAAGCAAGCAATGAGTGCTAATGAAGAAGTTATTGCAAAATATAAATAA
- a CDS encoding formate--tetrahydrofolate ligase yields MLTDVEIAQSAKMKPISEIAKKVGLEDDDLELYGKYKAKIALEAINRLENNPDGKLILVTAINPTPAGEGKTTTMIGLSQALNKLGKKSVVAMREPSLGPCFGIKGGAAGGGYAQVVPMEDINLHFTGDIHAITAANNLIAAMLDNSIHQGNPLNIDVRNIVWRRVVDLNDRALRNTICGLGGKVNGMPREDGFDITVASEVMAILCLATSLEDLKERAGKMIVAYDYAGNPVTVNDIEATGAVTLLLKDAIKPNLVQTLDHTPVFVHGGPFANIAHGCNSVMATKLAIKLGDYAITEAGFGADLGAEKFLDIKCRQANLDPQAVVIVATVRALKMHGGVDKKELGTENLEALAKGIKNLEKHIENIAKYNLPSVVAINAFPTDSEAELQLLKDTCNKMGVDVAISKVWEKGADGGIELAEKLLEILDIKEANYQPLYDLNLSIKEKIETIAKEIYGADGVAFDKKVLTKMKKYEAQGLADLPICVAKTQYSLSDQPTLLGRPRGFTIKINDLIPSAGAGFLVAISGSIMRMPGLPKRPAAVNMDIDKDGKIVGLF; encoded by the coding sequence ATGTTAACTGATGTTGAAATTGCACAAAGTGCAAAGATGAAACCAATTAGTGAGATTGCTAAAAAGGTTGGTTTAGAAGATGATGATTTAGAATTATATGGTAAGTATAAAGCCAAGATTGCACTTGAGGCGATTAATCGGCTGGAAAACAATCCTGATGGAAAATTGATCTTGGTTACTGCAATTAATCCTACTCCAGCTGGGGAAGGTAAGACGACAACGATGATCGGATTGTCTCAAGCCTTAAATAAGTTAGGAAAAAAATCAGTTGTGGCAATGAGAGAACCATCTTTAGGGCCATGTTTTGGGATCAAAGGTGGAGCTGCCGGTGGAGGATATGCACAAGTAGTTCCAATGGAAGATATTAATTTACATTTTACTGGTGATATCCATGCAATCACTGCTGCTAATAATCTTATTGCGGCAATGCTTGATAACTCTATTCATCAGGGAAATCCTCTAAATATCGATGTACGTAATATTGTTTGGAGAAGAGTTGTTGATTTAAATGATCGCGCTTTACGTAATACTATCTGTGGTCTTGGCGGAAAAGTCAATGGAATGCCTCGAGAAGACGGTTTTGATATTACTGTCGCTAGTGAAGTAATGGCAATTTTATGTTTGGCAACGAGCCTTGAAGATTTAAAAGAACGAGCAGGTAAAATGATCGTTGCTTATGACTATGCTGGAAATCCAGTCACAGTAAATGATATTGAAGCAACTGGTGCAGTTACTTTATTATTAAAAGACGCAATTAAACCAAACTTAGTACAAACATTAGATCATACGCCGGTCTTTGTTCATGGGGGACCGTTTGCTAATATTGCTCATGGATGTAACTCAGTGATGGCAACTAAATTAGCTATTAAATTAGGTGATTATGCAATTACAGAAGCAGGATTTGGTGCTGATTTAGGAGCAGAAAAATTCTTAGATATAAAATGTCGTCAAGCTAATCTTGATCCTCAAGCAGTTGTGATCGTTGCAACTGTTAGAGCGCTAAAAATGCATGGTGGTGTTGATAAAAAAGAGTTAGGCACAGAAAATCTTGAAGCTTTAGCAAAAGGAATTAAAAATTTAGAAAAACATATTGAAAATATTGCGAAATATAACCTGCCTTCAGTGGTAGCAATCAATGCTTTTCCAACTGATAGTGAAGCAGAGTTGCAATTATTAAAAGATACATGTAATAAAATGGGTGTTGATGTAGCTATTTCTAAAGTATGGGAAAAAGGTGCTGATGGGGGAATCGAGCTTGCTGAAAAACTATTAGAAATCTTAGATATTAAAGAAGCTAATTATCAACCATTATATGATTTAAATTTATCAATCAAAGAAAAAATTGAAACTATCGCGAAAGAAATCTATGGTGCTGACGGAGTAGCGTTTGATAAAAAAGTATTAACAAAGATGAAAAAGTACGAAGCACAAGGATTAGCTGATTTACCAATCTGTGTAGCTAAGACCCAATACTCTTTATCTGATCAACCGACGCTGCTTGGTCGCCCTAGGGGATTTACGATTAAGATTAATGATCTTATCCCATCTGCTGGAGCAGGATTTTTAGTAGCTATCTCTGGAAGTATTATGAGAATGCCAGGATTACCAAAACGTCCGGCAGCGGTTAATATGGACATTGATAAAGATGGTAAGATAGTAGGCTTATTCTAA
- a CDS encoding CapA family protein — MKKILICLMMLFLVVGCSSSNQKNKKEETVKKEEKTEEKEPVNTSIKLNFAGDCTLGNYAGQAYDGSFNQEYAKQGNDATYFFKNVKNVFENDDLTIVNLEGPLTSATSHVEKQFPFSGPKEYVNILTSGSVELVSIANNHSEDYYEQGMTDTKQVLDEKGIGYFGYETSCVKEIKGIKIGFLGYRSMSLSMNNEKGRATIKAAINDLKNNQGANAVVVFYHWGIEREYYANSDQRELAKFSIDSGADLVMGSHPHVVQGTEEYNGKQIVYSLGNFCFGGNRNPSDTDSMIYSITMNFTDGVYTGDSHEIIPCSVTSVKGRNNYQPIILEGNEKERVLTKIQKYSY; from the coding sequence ATGAAGAAAATATTAATTTGTTTGATGATGTTATTTTTAGTGGTTGGCTGCTCATCATCGAATCAAAAGAATAAAAAAGAAGAAACAGTCAAGAAAGAAGAAAAAACAGAAGAAAAAGAGCCTGTCAATACTAGTATTAAATTAAATTTTGCAGGGGATTGTACATTGGGAAATTATGCAGGACAAGCTTATGATGGATCGTTTAATCAAGAGTATGCCAAACAGGGAAATGATGCTACATATTTTTTTAAGAATGTCAAAAATGTTTTCGAAAATGATGACCTTACAATTGTTAATCTTGAAGGCCCATTGACAAGTGCGACTTCACATGTAGAAAAACAGTTTCCTTTTAGCGGACCAAAAGAATATGTTAATATTTTAACTAGCGGTAGTGTTGAGCTGGTTTCTATTGCCAATAATCATTCAGAAGATTATTATGAACAAGGGATGACGGATACTAAGCAAGTACTTGATGAAAAGGGAATTGGCTATTTTGGCTATGAAACGTCATGTGTCAAGGAAATTAAAGGAATTAAAATTGGCTTTTTGGGGTATCGTTCAATGTCTTTATCAATGAATAACGAAAAAGGGCGTGCAACAATTAAAGCAGCAATCAATGACTTGAAAAATAACCAGGGAGCTAATGCCGTAGTCGTTTTTTATCACTGGGGAATTGAGCGGGAATACTATGCGAATAGTGATCAGCGTGAGTTAGCAAAATTTTCAATAGATAGTGGTGCGGATTTAGTTATGGGTTCACATCCGCATGTTGTTCAAGGAACAGAAGAATATAATGGAAAACAAATCGTTTATTCATTAGGAAACTTTTGTTTTGGTGGAAATCGCAATCCTAGTGATACAGATTCAATGATTTACTCAATTACAATGAATTTCACTGACGGTGTTTATACTGGAGATAGTCACGAAATTATTCCTTGTTCAGTTACCTCGGTTAAAGGACGAAATAATTATCAGCCAATAATTTTAGAAGGTAATGAAAAAGAGAGAGTACTAACTAAAATACAAAAATATAGTTACTAG